Proteins from a genomic interval of Pseudomonadota bacterium:
- the tig gene encoding trigger factor has product MQQAEMPMDIKVEEISELERRVTVTIPAEEIDKMADARFGYLAQTQKIDGFRQGHIPVDVIRQRFGSKVYGELKEQIIQTTAMDALNKNEIRAAGMPAIEEAGEVLAGQAMSYTMKVDLFPTIEPKGFEGLKLERETAEPNEDLVNGVIDRLRDMRKTFEAKDGAVEAADRITLNATGILEGEKEAFPGGEMKDQTVELGQGMLIPGFEDHIVGMKAGETKEFTHAYPKDFHNAELAGKKSTFTVEVTKVESVTLPEIDEAFAKESGADSVDALKTQITEHLTRDLQNASEQRLKRTMFDKLDEKNAFTVPSGLVDMEFNSIWNQQLQELQQRGMGLEHMGKSEDELRAEYRGLAERRVRLGLLLAEIGKVQDIQVSDAEIDEEVAKISAQFADRKDEVEKFYANPEKRNQIAGPLYEKKVTDWLMSKSEIKDKTVDPKELIQELG; this is encoded by the coding sequence ATGCAACAGGCCGAAATGCCAATGGACATTAAAGTAGAAGAAATTAGCGAACTTGAGCGTCGTGTCACTGTGACGATTCCTGCTGAGGAAATCGATAAAATGGCTGATGCACGTTTTGGTTACCTAGCTCAAACACAAAAGATTGACGGTTTCCGCCAAGGTCACATTCCTGTAGACGTAATCCGCCAACGTTTTGGCTCTAAAGTTTATGGTGAGCTTAAAGAGCAAATCATCCAAACAACTGCTATGGACGCACTTAACAAGAACGAAATCCGCGCTGCCGGCATGCCAGCCATTGAAGAGGCTGGTGAAGTTCTTGCAGGTCAAGCAATGTCTTACACAATGAAGGTCGACCTTTTCCCAACAATCGAACCTAAAGGTTTTGAGGGTCTAAAGCTTGAGCGTGAAACTGCTGAGCCAAACGAAGATCTAGTAAACGGCGTTATCGATCGTCTACGTGACATGCGTAAGACATTTGAAGCAAAAGACGGTGCTGTAGAAGCAGCTGACCGTATTACGCTGAACGCAACAGGTATTCTAGAAGGCGAGAAAGAAGCTTTCCCTGGTGGTGAAATGAAAGACCAAACAGTTGAGCTAGGTCAAGGCATGCTTATCCCAGGTTTTGAAGATCACATCGTTGGTATGAAAGCAGGCGAAACAAAAGAGTTCACACACGCATACCCGAAAGACTTCCATAATGCTGAGCTTGCAGGCAAGAAATCTACATTCACTGTTGAAGTGACAAAGGTTGAATCTGTAACACTTCCAGAAATTGATGAAGCTTTCGCTAAAGAATCTGGTGCAGACTCTGTAGACGCTCTTAAGACACAAATTACAGAGCACCTCACACGTGACCTGCAAAACGCTTCAGAGCAACGCCTAAAGCGTACAATGTTTGATAAACTAGATGAGAAGAACGCATTCACAGTCCCATCAGGTCTTGTGGACATGGAGTTCAATAGCATTTGGAATCAGCAACTACAAGAGCTACAACAGCGCGGCATGGGCCTTGAGCACATGGGCAAGAGCGAAGATGAACTTCGTGCTGAGTACCGTGGTCTTGCAGAGCGCCGTGTACGTCTAGGCCTTCTACTTGCTGAAATCGGTAAAGTACAAGACATCCAAGTGAGCGATGCTGAAATCGATGAAGAAGTTGCTAAAATCTCTGCACAGTTTGCAGACCGTAAGGACGAAGTAGAGAAGTTCTACGCAAACCCAGAGAAGCGTAACCAAATCGCTGGTCCACTTTACGAGAAGAAAGTGACTGACTGGTTGATGAGCAAATCTGAGATCAAAGACAAGACTGTTGATCCGAAAGAGCTTATCCAAGAACTTGGTTAA
- the clpP gene encoding ATP-dependent Clp endopeptidase proteolytic subunit ClpP: protein MTFRSFLENHTDPSMSGLVPMVVEQSPRGERAFDIYSRLLKERVIFLTGQVEDHMANLIVAQLLFLESEDPESDISIYINSPGGVVTAGFAIHDTMQFIRPDVATICIGQAASMGAFLLAAGAKGKRYALPNSRVMIHQPLGGFQGQASDIEIHAREILELKDRLNQIIADNTGKDKKTVAKDTDRDNFMTAEEAKKYGLIDEVLEHRDGAKPKATKKK, encoded by the coding sequence ATGACATTTAGATCATTTCTAGAAAATCACACAGACCCATCAATGAGCGGGCTTGTCCCAATGGTTGTGGAGCAGTCTCCACGTGGAGAGCGTGCTTTTGATATTTACTCACGCCTTCTTAAAGAGCGTGTGATCTTCCTAACAGGTCAAGTTGAAGACCATATGGCAAACCTGATTGTGGCGCAGCTTCTGTTTCTTGAGAGTGAAGATCCTGAGAGCGATATCTCAATTTACATCAACAGCCCTGGTGGCGTAGTTACAGCTGGTTTCGCAATCCACGACACAATGCAGTTCATCCGTCCAGACGTAGCAACAATCTGTATTGGTCAAGCGGCAAGCATGGGTGCGTTCCTTCTGGCTGCTGGTGCAAAAGGCAAGCGTTATGCTCTGCCTAACTCACGTGTAATGATTCACCAGCCACTAGGTGGTTTCCAAGGGCAGGCGAGTGACATTGAAATTCACGCCCGTGAAATTCTAGAACTTAAAGACCGCTTGAACCAAATCATCGCTGATAACACAGGCAAAGATAAGAAGACTGTTGCGAAGGACACTGACCGTGACAACTTCATGACTGCTGAAGAAGCGAAGAAATACGGCCTTATTGATGAAGTGCTTGAGCACCGTGACGGCGCTAAGCCAAAGGCAACTAAGAAGAAGTAG
- a CDS encoding septal ring lytic transglycosylase RlpA family protein codes for MIKWIKRAAMTAFLLLVASATFLTFAYMDEDEMLAAHKAIILETQPEADDAGESSYYGENAVKEVLQTCVRYWDGKCEVFDPTLMTAASNNLPLNSCALVTRIETGESIFVRINDTGGFAKYDRVLDLSMGAFAKLQDTDKGTMDVEIRLVENTDLCPHWPGRGIETRKM; via the coding sequence ATGATCAAATGGATCAAACGTGCGGCAATGACCGCTTTTCTTCTTCTCGTTGCAAGCGCTACCTTTCTGACCTTCGCCTACATGGACGAAGATGAAATGTTGGCAGCACACAAGGCAATCATCCTTGAAACGCAACCTGAAGCCGACGACGCTGGTGAATCCAGCTACTACGGTGAAAACGCAGTAAAGGAAGTTCTCCAGACCTGTGTTCGTTACTGGGACGGCAAGTGCGAAGTCTTCGACCCAACGCTGATGACAGCGGCGTCGAACAACCTTCCGCTGAACAGCTGTGCACTGGTCACCCGTATTGAAACTGGCGAAAGCATTTTCGTCCGGATCAACGATACCGGCGGCTTTGCAAAATATGACCGCGTCTTGGACCTTTCCATGGGCGCTTTTGCGAAACTGCAAGACACTGATAAAGGAACCATGGACGTAGAAATTCGTCTGGTGGAAAACACCGACCTGTGCCCACACTGGCCAGGCCGCGGGATTGAAACCCGTAAGATGTAA
- a CDS encoding methyl-accepting chemotaxis protein yields the protein MIQVFLRQHGLLALSIAGLIVLSTLSYFAVGALGDAGRDVYRMGTKKMAQNAEFTLMIETQKADILKAKGVSDADMRNQLHTKLNKEVDKSILLALSMGSNELANPTKELKTSYDEYFKLLRNSEKDKAGVYLDGKILKTFDLIENGITAHQKGAMNSSDMSLTLFEDQAQRAQNTLLFGVLAIMAVVFAGGMISSRMRNTDNRKTVLLLSDVQNLLKQVVESSNDSKTLTGGMTKRAVASVENIQNVSIATEKSTETMTHLSSAIEKMATAATEISKQVDQSNSIAGQAIEQSHANSRLGNDLRKEVEKIGSVVELISDIAEQTNLLALNAAIEAARAGDAGRGFAVVAEEVRALANQTNEATEDIVTQIESIQDITSQMSDSIRMTAQTIEETNSIAHQVSQAVTEQSHITGSIRGSVTEMTSATSQINADMSEVIQMAQMVGDDAFRLEQSTDDVGETASRLQIKVGAFIRSIKDII from the coding sequence ATGATTCAAGTGTTTCTACGTCAGCATGGGCTGCTTGCGCTAAGCATTGCGGGCCTTATCGTTCTTTCTACCCTCTCCTACTTTGCGGTTGGTGCCCTCGGTGATGCCGGTAGAGATGTGTACCGTATGGGCACAAAAAAGATGGCACAAAACGCTGAATTTACCCTGATGATTGAGACGCAAAAAGCAGACATTTTAAAAGCTAAGGGTGTGAGCGATGCAGATATGCGCAATCAGCTCCATACAAAGCTGAACAAAGAGGTTGATAAAAGCATTCTCCTTGCCCTCAGTATGGGCTCTAATGAGCTTGCCAACCCAACTAAAGAGCTTAAAACCTCTTACGATGAATACTTTAAACTGCTGCGTAACAGTGAAAAGGATAAAGCTGGCGTTTACCTAGACGGTAAAATTCTTAAAACGTTTGATCTGATTGAGAATGGTATTACGGCCCATCAAAAAGGTGCTATGAACTCATCTGATATGAGCCTCACTCTATTTGAAGACCAAGCACAGCGGGCACAAAACACACTTCTATTTGGTGTTCTCGCTATTATGGCTGTGGTATTTGCAGGCGGTATGATCAGCTCTCGTATGCGCAACACAGATAACCGCAAGACAGTCCTTCTCCTCAGTGATGTACAAAACCTCCTTAAGCAAGTGGTTGAGAGCTCTAACGATAGTAAGACCCTCACAGGCGGCATGACAAAGCGCGCCGTTGCTTCTGTTGAGAATATTCAGAACGTTTCTATTGCCACTGAAAAGAGCACAGAAACAATGACACATCTTTCATCAGCAATTGAGAAGATGGCCACAGCTGCTACAGAGATCAGTAAGCAGGTTGACCAATCTAACAGCATTGCAGGCCAAGCAATTGAGCAGTCTCACGCCAACAGCCGCCTAGGAAATGACCTGCGTAAAGAAGTAGAGAAGATTGGAAGCGTTGTTGAGCTGATTAGTGATATTGCTGAGCAAACCAACCTCCTCGCCCTTAACGCTGCTATTGAGGCTGCACGTGCTGGTGATGCAGGTCGAGGGTTTGCCGTGGTTGCTGAAGAGGTTCGTGCCCTTGCCAACCAAACAAACGAAGCCACAGAAGATATTGTGACGCAGATTGAATCTATCCAAGATATTACATCGCAAATGTCTGACTCGATTAGAATGACAGCACAAACGATTGAAGAGACAAACTCTATTGCCCACCAAGTGAGCCAAGCCGTAACAGAGCAAAGCCACATTACGGGTAGTATTCGTGGCAGCGTGACAGAGATGACCTCTGCGACCTCTCAGATTAATGCTGACATGAGCGAAGTGATTCAGATGGCGCAAATGGTTGGAGACGACGCATTTAGGCTTGAGCAAAGCACAGACGACGTTGGTGAAACAGCCAGCCGCCTACAGATTAAAGTGGGTGCGTTTATCCGCTCGATTAAAGACATCATTTAA
- a CDS encoding non-canonical purine NTP pyrophosphatase, whose translation MKNITYITGNDQKWKTAQDILGGYGILVSRKAIETPEVQSLQVEDVAAFSAYFAAATLDAPVIVTDAGFYIEALKGFPGPLVKHVNDTLTSNDILNMMKDHENRSVTVKECLAYCAPGSEPVTFTSEQKATLATEASGERSSIDNILILPGFTETVGTAPKEKLEKYWVEQLQHYRDFAEFLSSQ comes from the coding sequence ATGAAAAATATTACATATATTACTGGTAATGATCAGAAGTGGAAAACAGCTCAGGATATTCTGGGTGGCTACGGCATTTTGGTGAGTCGTAAAGCAATTGAGACACCCGAGGTACAATCGCTTCAGGTGGAGGATGTGGCCGCCTTCTCTGCTTATTTTGCAGCAGCCACGTTGGACGCCCCTGTTATTGTGACAGATGCAGGCTTTTACATTGAGGCACTTAAGGGCTTTCCGGGTCCGCTGGTCAAGCATGTGAATGATACACTGACCAGCAATGACATTCTCAATATGATGAAAGATCATGAGAACCGCAGTGTAACGGTTAAAGAGTGTCTGGCTTACTGTGCACCGGGCAGCGAGCCTGTAACCTTCACATCTGAGCAGAAGGCCACATTGGCAACTGAAGCCTCTGGAGAGCGTTCTAGCATTGATAATATCCTCATTTTACCGGGTTTTACGGAAACAGTCGGCACAGCCCCTAAGGAAAAGCTTGAAAAGTACTGGGTTGAGCAGCTGCAACATTATAGAGATTTTGCTGAATTTCTAAGCTCACAGTAG
- a CDS encoding TerB family tellurite resistance protein gives MFGKLFKNASKAFDSVVQGAKAAGNRHLGPDYLKACAFLGAGVAAADGSIDDSEVQVLVAVMRDMEELKAYGDDEIMDAVSAGVGKWKIAPAIGKMETQKLLKALDNEKQQYALAIGCAIGGADGDFDDDEKALISDFAKLVGINPADLGI, from the coding sequence ATGTTTGGTAAACTCTTCAAAAATGCTTCCAAAGCTTTCGACAGTGTTGTTCAGGGTGCAAAAGCCGCAGGCAACCGCCACCTGGGTCCGGACTATCTGAAAGCATGTGCATTCCTGGGCGCCGGCGTTGCTGCAGCTGATGGCTCCATCGACGACAGCGAAGTTCAGGTTCTGGTTGCGGTCATGCGCGACATGGAAGAGCTGAAGGCCTATGGCGACGACGAGATCATGGACGCAGTTTCCGCCGGTGTCGGCAAATGGAAAATCGCTCCTGCGATCGGCAAGATGGAAACCCAGAAACTGCTGAAAGCGCTCGACAACGAAAAGCAGCAGTATGCTCTGGCCATCGGCTGTGCGATCGGCGGCGCCGACGGCGACTTCGACGACGACGAAAAGGCACTGATCTCCGACTTCGCAAAGCTGGTTGGTATCAACCCGGCCGATCTGGGTATTTAA